In a single window of the Agrobacterium fabrum str. C58 genome:
- a CDS encoding sulfite exporter TauE/SafE family protein, which yields MTVYLPIAELSVNIFIILGMGAAVGFLSGMFGVGGGFLITPLLIFYNIPPVVAVATGANQVVASSVSGSITHFRRGTLDIKLGTVLLVGGLVGATVGVWIFSFLRSIGQLDLIVSLLYVILLGTVGTLMLKESISALRRAARNETVTLRRPGHHNWVHRLPLKMRFKKSKIYLSIIPIVALGFGIGILTSIMGVGGGFIMVPAMIYLLRIPTSVVVGTSLFQIIFVTAYTTVVQAATNYSVDVVLAFILMVAGVIGAQYGVRVGQKLRGEQLRALLALLVLAVALRLAVSLVVRPEDLFSVAVGGLGY from the coding sequence TGACTGTCTATCTGCCGATCGCAGAACTGTCGGTGAATATTTTCATCATTCTCGGCATGGGCGCGGCCGTCGGTTTTCTGTCCGGCATGTTCGGCGTGGGCGGCGGCTTTCTGATCACCCCGCTGCTGATCTTCTACAATATTCCGCCCGTGGTCGCCGTCGCGACCGGCGCAAACCAGGTGGTTGCCTCCTCCGTTTCAGGCTCGATCACGCATTTCCGGCGTGGAACGCTTGATATAAAGCTCGGCACCGTGCTGCTCGTGGGCGGTCTCGTGGGCGCCACGGTCGGCGTGTGGATATTCTCCTTCCTACGCAGCATCGGCCAGCTCGATCTCATCGTTTCGCTGCTTTACGTCATCCTGCTCGGCACCGTCGGCACGCTGATGCTGAAGGAAAGCATTTCGGCGCTTCGCCGCGCCGCTCGCAATGAAACCGTGACGCTGCGTCGGCCGGGCCATCACAACTGGGTTCATCGCCTGCCGCTGAAAATGCGGTTCAAGAAATCGAAAATCTATCTCAGCATCATTCCCATCGTTGCGCTTGGCTTCGGCATCGGCATCCTTACCTCGATCATGGGTGTGGGCGGCGGCTTCATCATGGTGCCGGCGATGATCTATCTGCTGCGCATCCCCACCAGCGTGGTTGTCGGCACCTCGCTGTTCCAGATCATCTTCGTGACCGCCTATACGACCGTCGTTCAGGCCGCGACCAACTATTCCGTCGATGTGGTGCTTGCCTTCATCCTGATGGTGGCTGGCGTCATCGGCGCGCAATATGGCGTGCGCGTGGGCCAGAAACTGCGCGGTGAACAGCTGCGCGCGCTGCTTGCCCTTCTCGTCCTTGCCGTCGCGCTTCGCCTTGCCGTCTCGCTGGTGGTGCGGCCGGAAGACCTGTTTTCGGTGGCCGTGGGGGGGCTCGGCTATTGA
- a CDS encoding universal stress protein: MFKHILIPTDGSPLAQIAIDQGFALAREAGAKVTVVTVSEPFHVIASDVEDIAAIAEEEFHRCEEAEHLLRDTQAHAAAMGLDCEALLARAGRPDEAIIEIADRTGCDLIAMASHRRRSFIEMLLGSVTAKVLKNSKIPVLVYRQ; encoded by the coding sequence ATGTTCAAGCACATTCTCATTCCCACCGATGGCTCGCCGCTGGCGCAGATCGCAATCGACCAAGGGTTCGCTCTCGCCAGAGAGGCAGGCGCAAAGGTGACCGTCGTGACGGTATCGGAACCCTTTCATGTAATTGCGAGCGACGTCGAAGACATTGCCGCCATTGCCGAAGAAGAATTCCACCGCTGCGAAGAGGCGGAGCATCTGCTGCGCGATACGCAGGCGCATGCCGCCGCCATGGGGCTGGATTGCGAGGCCCTGCTGGCAAGGGCGGGACGGCCGGATGAGGCGATCATCGAAATCGCCGACAGGACCGGCTGCGACCTCATTGCCATGGCCTCGCATCGGCGCAGGAGCTTTATCGAGATGCTGCTCGGCAGCGTCACGGCAAAGGTGCTGAAGAACTCGAAGATACCGGTGCTGGTCTACCGCCAATAG
- a CDS encoding carboxymuconolactone decarboxylase family protein — protein sequence MKTRINYAKASPEAFKAVMALENYVQSSGLEHRFIHLIKLRASIINGCAFCVDMHVKESRHDGLSEQWINLMSVWRESPVYTEQERALLGWVDAVTKIAETGAPDDAFETLRAHFSDEEIVKITVAIGAINTWNRIAVGFRSQHPVEAAAKAA from the coding sequence ATGAAAACCCGTATCAACTATGCCAAGGCATCCCCCGAAGCCTTCAAAGCCGTCATGGCTCTGGAAAACTACGTTCAGAGCAGCGGCCTTGAGCACCGCTTCATTCACCTCATCAAGCTCCGTGCCTCGATCATCAATGGCTGCGCTTTCTGCGTGGACATGCATGTGAAGGAAAGCCGCCATGACGGGCTTTCAGAGCAATGGATCAACCTGATGAGCGTGTGGCGGGAATCCCCTGTTTATACCGAGCAGGAACGGGCGCTGCTCGGGTGGGTGGATGCGGTGACGAAGATTGCCGAAACCGGCGCGCCGGATGACGCCTTCGAGACGCTGAGGGCGCATTTTTCCGATGAGGAGATCGTGAAGATCACGGTTGCCATCGGCGCGATCAACACCTGGAACCGCATCGCCGTCGGCTTCCGCTCACAGCATCCGGTCGAAGCCGCCGCAAAGGCAGCCTGA
- the pdeM gene encoding ligase-associated DNA damage response endonuclease PdeM codes for MLSRLTLSDRFSNGFECLGSETAIHGVAAWCDPLGGLYLPDLSLLVVSDLHLEKGAAFARRGRMLPPYDTIATLKILSSLVSRYDPKIVVSLGDNFHDRVGSQHLPLPLRELIREMARGREWIWINGNHDPDGTVDLPGSSVDEMFYGNLVFRHEPKVGEAAGEIAGHLHPSATVRRREKTVRRPCFATDGSRLLMPAFGVMSGGLDLRHQAMRGLFDHTALVAHLMGRDRIYSVRFSNLLG; via the coding sequence GTGCTGAGCCGGCTGACATTGAGCGACAGGTTTTCAAATGGCTTCGAATGCCTCGGCAGCGAAACCGCCATCCATGGTGTCGCCGCCTGGTGCGATCCTTTGGGCGGGCTCTACCTGCCGGACCTGTCACTGCTCGTCGTCTCCGACCTGCATCTGGAGAAGGGGGCTGCTTTCGCCCGGCGCGGCCGCATGCTGCCGCCCTACGACACCATTGCCACGCTTAAAATCCTGTCCTCGCTCGTCAGCCGCTATGATCCGAAGATCGTCGTCAGCCTCGGTGACAATTTCCATGATCGCGTCGGCTCGCAGCATCTGCCGCTGCCGCTGCGTGAACTCATCCGCGAAATGGCCCGCGGCCGCGAATGGATATGGATCAACGGCAATCACGATCCCGATGGTACGGTCGACTTGCCGGGCTCGTCGGTGGATGAGATGTTTTACGGTAATCTCGTCTTCCGCCACGAGCCGAAAGTGGGAGAGGCAGCCGGCGAAATTGCAGGTCACCTGCATCCGTCCGCCACGGTTCGCCGTCGTGAGAAGACGGTGCGGCGGCCCTGTTTCGCCACCGACGGTTCACGGCTTTTGATGCCCGCTTTCGGGGTCATGAGCGGCGGGCTGGATCTGCGGCACCAGGCCATGCGTGGTCTCTTCGATCACACGGCACTCGTTGCGCATCTGATGGGGAGGGATCGCATCTATTCGGTGCGGTTTTCAAATCTGCTCGGCTGA
- a CDS encoding YitT family protein, with the protein MDDTSARRRLNLWTSAPDRHSLLEDAQAILAGSMLISLGVTLFSAAGLLTGGVVGLAFLAHYASGFSFGAVFFLANLPFYYLAFRRLGLAFTVKTFCAIATTALLSEYMPGFFAFESINPIAAALFGGLTVAAGMLALFRHRTSLGGFGILALYLQDRFGWRAGLVQLAFDGMVLGCSFFVATPFVILCSILGALVMNLTLAVNHRNDRYIAM; encoded by the coding sequence GCAGGCGATTGAATCTTTGGACCTCCGCGCCCGATCGTCACTCGCTGCTGGAAGATGCACAGGCTATTCTGGCGGGCAGCATGCTGATTTCACTCGGTGTCACGCTGTTTTCCGCCGCAGGCCTTCTCACCGGCGGTGTGGTGGGTCTTGCGTTTCTGGCGCATTACGCCAGTGGGTTCAGCTTCGGTGCGGTCTTTTTTCTTGCCAACCTGCCGTTTTATTATCTGGCCTTCCGCCGTCTCGGCCTCGCCTTCACGGTGAAGACCTTCTGCGCCATCGCCACGACGGCGCTGCTGTCGGAATATATGCCGGGCTTTTTCGCTTTTGAGAGCATCAACCCGATTGCCGCTGCACTCTTCGGGGGACTGACGGTCGCCGCCGGCATGCTGGCGCTGTTTCGCCACCGCACCAGCCTCGGCGGTTTCGGCATATTGGCGCTCTATCTTCAGGATCGTTTCGGCTGGCGCGCCGGCCTCGTCCAGCTCGCTTTTGATGGCATGGTGCTCGGCTGCTCCTTCTTCGTCGCCACACCTTTTGTCATCCTCTGCTCCATTCTCGGCGCGCTGGTCATGAACCTCACGCTTGCCGTCAATCACAGAAACGACCGCTACATCGCCATGTAG
- a CDS encoding TIGR02186 family protein, with translation MTFRPLLAAILLLPFLAFGETASAQTPPLALPPGPQQRPLQENIEIGASTTEIPIASDFRGADFTLFGALNNTDQLLLAIGQYDIVVTLEGPSDYMTVRKKQRVAGIWINTSAITFTPLPESYSMASTRNINDVASPGTLRAMGLGVDHLSLKSAVFSGVPDNVFDFQEAYRRLKLSSGIYRNDTTGVRLERTGLFWATLRLPANVPNGVHTARAYLFKSGKFIAQRELKLRVVKTGMEQAITDAAHQTPLAYGALCVLLAVVTGWGASIIFRKD, from the coding sequence TTGACCTTCCGCCCGCTGCTCGCCGCTATTCTTCTGTTGCCCTTCCTTGCCTTTGGCGAAACGGCCTCGGCGCAGACGCCGCCGCTTGCCCTGCCGCCCGGGCCGCAACAGCGGCCGCTGCAGGAAAATATCGAAATCGGTGCATCGACGACCGAAATACCCATCGCATCCGATTTTCGCGGTGCGGACTTCACCCTCTTCGGCGCGCTCAACAATACCGACCAGCTGCTGCTGGCCATCGGGCAGTATGATATCGTCGTGACGCTGGAAGGGCCGAGCGACTATATGACCGTGCGCAAGAAGCAGCGTGTGGCAGGCATCTGGATCAATACCAGTGCCATTACCTTCACGCCGCTGCCGGAATCCTACTCCATGGCCAGCACGCGCAATATCAACGACGTCGCCTCGCCCGGAACGTTGCGCGCCATGGGGCTCGGCGTCGACCATCTGTCGCTCAAAAGTGCCGTTTTCTCCGGCGTGCCCGACAATGTCTTCGATTTCCAGGAGGCCTATCGTCGGCTCAAGCTTTCGAGCGGGATCTATCGCAACGACACGACCGGGGTGCGGCTGGAACGTACCGGCCTGTTCTGGGCGACGCTGCGCCTGCCTGCCAACGTGCCGAACGGGGTGCACACCGCCCGCGCCTATCTCTTCAAGAGCGGCAAATTCATCGCCCAGCGCGAATTGAAGCTGCGTGTCGTCAAGACCGGCATGGAACAGGCGATCACCGATGCGGCGCATCAGACGCCGCTTGCCTATGGCGCACTCTGCGTTCTCCTGGCGGTCGTGACGGGCTGGGGCGCCAGCATCATCTTCCGCAAGGACTGA
- a CDS encoding RrF2 family transcriptional regulator: protein MKLGDGVEQAIHSVSMLAGLSEGGVLSAAALAEFHGVSTSYLLKHLQSLSNAGIVTTVPGPKGGYRLARTTDKITLLDIVLAVEGPQPAFRCAEIRQRGPNPLPGRYFTKPCGINAAMLKAEKVYRAELAKTSIADILGDLAANDDGGIAARGCAFLDMNERKTTTR, encoded by the coding sequence ATGAAACTCGGAGACGGCGTCGAACAGGCCATTCACAGCGTGAGCATGCTGGCGGGACTTTCCGAAGGCGGCGTGCTTTCGGCGGCGGCGCTCGCGGAATTCCACGGCGTTTCCACGAGCTATCTGCTGAAGCACCTGCAGTCGCTATCCAACGCCGGCATCGTCACCACCGTGCCGGGACCGAAGGGCGGTTATCGTCTGGCCCGGACAACCGACAAGATTACCCTGCTTGATATTGTTCTGGCCGTGGAGGGACCACAGCCTGCCTTTCGCTGCGCAGAAATTCGCCAGCGCGGGCCGAACCCCTTGCCGGGACGTTATTTCACCAAGCCCTGCGGCATCAACGCCGCGATGCTGAAGGCGGAAAAGGTCTACCGGGCGGAACTCGCTAAAACCAGCATTGCCGACATTCTGGGTGATCTTGCCGCCAATGACGATGGTGGAATTGCCGCGCGCGGCTGCGCCTTCCTCGACATGAACGAGCGCAAGACGACGACGCGCTGA
- a CDS encoding ligase-associated DNA damage response DEXH box helicase produces the protein MIMFSCQADALRSSFLQLFHYLEAVNHIEPPTSGTHVGTLPLPFQKWFAEKGWSPRAHQLELMARARGGENMLLIAPTGAGKTLGGFMASLTDLAERGKVPPGSGFVGVHTLYISPLKALAVDIERNLTRPVSEMGLPIVIETRTGDTPQAKRQRQKVKPPDILLTTPEQVSLLLANKEAERFFRDLKYVVLDELHSLVTSKRGHLLSLALARVRRHAPDVRFIGLSATVAEPMDLRRYLAPQGQGEPPAGLITVEGGAKPDISILHTEERIPWSGHSARYAGKDLYEALKQHQTTLVFVNTRSQAERVFQELWTVNDDNLPIALHHGSLDAGQRRRVEAAMAENKLRAVVATSTLDLGIDWGDVDLVVHVGAPKGASRLAQRIGRSNHRMDEPSKAILVPANRFEVMECRAALDANYIGAQDTPPIAEGALDVLAQHVLGMACAEPFDADELYREVTSASPYANLPRATFDRVVDFTATGGYALRTYERYARIRQMKDGRWRVSNPAVAQQYRLNLGTIVEAAELNVRMVKRNAKGTVGRGGMSLGKVEEYFLEQLVQGDTFLFAGKVLRFEGIRENECLVSQAFSMDPKIPSYAGGKFPLSTYLADQVRSMLADPARWQALPDQVRDWLEIQKEKSIIPKRDELLVETFPFRKRFFMVMYPFEGRLAHQTLGMLLTRRLERAGAKPMGFVATDYSLAIWAMEDIGMRLKSRRLSLADLLDEDMLGDDLEAWLDESFMLKRTFRNCAVISGLIERRHPGKEKTGRQVTVSADLIYDVLRSHEPDHILLEATRRDAAAGLLDIGRLGDMLKRIKGHTTHRALEHVSPLAVPVMLEIGRETVAGEAMDDVLAEAADELIAEAMS, from the coding sequence ATGATTATGTTTTCCTGTCAAGCCGACGCGTTGCGCTCTTCTTTTTTGCAGCTTTTTCACTACCTTGAAGCGGTGAACCATATCGAGCCCCCCACGTCCGGCACGCATGTCGGCACCTTGCCCCTTCCATTCCAGAAATGGTTTGCAGAAAAGGGATGGTCTCCGCGCGCCCATCAGCTGGAACTGATGGCGCGGGCGCGGGGCGGTGAAAACATGCTGTTGATCGCGCCAACGGGCGCCGGCAAGACGCTCGGCGGTTTCATGGCGTCGCTCACCGATCTGGCGGAGCGCGGCAAGGTGCCGCCCGGCTCCGGTTTTGTCGGCGTGCACACGCTCTATATCTCGCCTCTGAAGGCGCTTGCAGTGGATATCGAGCGCAATCTCACGAGACCCGTTTCCGAAATGGGCCTGCCGATTGTGATCGAAACCCGCACGGGCGATACGCCGCAGGCCAAACGCCAGCGCCAGAAGGTGAAGCCACCCGATATACTGCTGACAACACCGGAGCAGGTCTCGCTGCTGCTTGCCAATAAGGAAGCCGAGCGCTTTTTCCGCGATCTGAAATATGTGGTTCTTGACGAACTGCATTCCCTCGTCACTTCCAAACGCGGCCACCTGCTGTCGCTGGCGCTCGCACGGGTGCGTCGGCACGCTCCTGACGTGCGCTTCATCGGCCTTTCGGCCACGGTGGCGGAGCCGATGGATCTGCGTCGTTACCTTGCGCCACAGGGGCAAGGTGAGCCGCCGGCCGGCCTCATCACGGTGGAGGGTGGAGCAAAACCGGACATTTCCATTTTGCACACGGAAGAACGCATTCCATGGTCTGGCCACTCCGCGCGTTATGCCGGCAAGGACTTATACGAGGCGTTGAAGCAGCATCAGACGACACTGGTCTTCGTCAACACGCGCTCACAGGCCGAACGGGTCTTCCAGGAACTGTGGACCGTCAATGACGACAATCTGCCGATTGCGCTGCATCACGGCTCGCTGGATGCCGGCCAGCGCCGCAGGGTGGAGGCGGCCATGGCGGAGAACAAGTTGCGCGCCGTCGTTGCCACCTCGACGCTTGATCTCGGCATAGACTGGGGCGATGTCGACCTCGTCGTGCATGTCGGCGCGCCTAAAGGGGCTAGCCGCCTTGCCCAGCGCATCGGCCGTTCCAATCACCGCATGGACGAGCCGTCAAAGGCGATCCTCGTTCCCGCCAACCGTTTCGAGGTGATGGAGTGCCGGGCAGCGCTGGATGCCAATTACATCGGCGCGCAGGATACCCCGCCTATCGCCGAAGGCGCGCTAGATGTTCTCGCCCAGCATGTGCTCGGTATGGCCTGCGCCGAACCCTTCGATGCGGATGAACTTTATCGCGAAGTCACCAGCGCCTCGCCCTATGCCAACCTGCCGCGCGCTACCTTCGACCGGGTGGTGGATTTCACCGCGACAGGCGGTTACGCGCTACGCACCTATGAGCGTTATGCCCGCATCCGCCAGATGAAGGATGGCCGCTGGCGCGTTTCCAATCCGGCTGTCGCCCAGCAATATCGCCTGAACCTCGGCACCATCGTCGAGGCGGCGGAACTCAATGTCCGCATGGTCAAGCGCAATGCCAAGGGCACGGTCGGACGCGGCGGCATGTCGCTCGGCAAGGTCGAGGAATATTTCTTGGAGCAACTGGTGCAGGGCGATACATTCCTGTTCGCCGGCAAGGTTCTGCGCTTCGAAGGCATCCGCGAGAATGAATGCCTGGTGTCGCAAGCCTTTTCCATGGACCCGAAAATACCCTCCTATGCTGGCGGCAAGTTTCCGCTTTCCACCTATTTGGCGGATCAGGTGCGCTCCATGCTTGCCGATCCCGCCCGCTGGCAGGCGCTGCCGGATCAGGTCCGCGACTGGCTGGAAATCCAGAAGGAAAAGTCGATCATTCCCAAGCGCGACGAGTTGCTCGTCGAGACCTTCCCGTTCCGCAAACGCTTCTTCATGGTCATGTATCCCTTCGAGGGACGGCTGGCGCACCAGACGCTCGGCATGCTTCTGACGCGGCGGCTGGAGCGCGCGGGCGCAAAACCGATGGGTTTCGTCGCCACCGATTACTCGCTCGCCATATGGGCCATGGAGGATATCGGCATGCGGCTGAAATCCCGCCGCCTGTCGCTGGCGGACCTTCTCGACGAGGACATGCTGGGCGACGATCTGGAGGCGTGGCTGGATGAGTCCTTCATGCTGAAACGCACGTTTCGCAATTGCGCCGTCATCTCTGGCCTCATCGAACGTCGCCATCCGGGCAAGGAAAAGACCGGCCGGCAGGTCACGGTCTCAGCCGATCTTATTTATGACGTTCTTCGCAGCCATGAGCCGGATCATATCCTGCTGGAAGCGACGCGGCGGGATGCGGCGGCGGGACTTTTGGACATTGGCCGTCTTGGCGATATGCTGAAGCGAATCAAGGGCCACACCACCCATCGCGCGCTGGAGCATGTCTCGCCGCTTGCCGTTCCGGTGATGCTGGAAATCGGCCGCGAGACGGTGGCAGGTGAAGCGATGGACGATGTGCTGGCCGAAGCCGCCGACGAGCTGATCGCGGAAGCCATGTCCTGA